Proteins from a genomic interval of Erinaceus europaeus unplaced genomic scaffold, mEriEur2.1 scaffold_736, whole genome shotgun sequence:
- the LOC103127238 gene encoding LOW QUALITY PROTEIN: trefoil factor 3 (The sequence of the model RefSeq protein was modified relative to this genomic sequence to represent the inferred CDS: deleted 1 base in 1 codon), giving the protein MDARTLWVLVWVLVMALGCPRATGGYVGLSASQCAVPAKDRVDCGYPEVTAEQCNSRGCCFDSSIPQVPWCFKPLQETECTF; this is encoded by the exons ATGGACGCCAGGACTCTGTGGGTGCTGGTGTGGGTGCTGGTGATGGCGCTG GGGTGCCCCCGGGCCACCGGGGGCTACGTGGGGCTGT CGGCCAGCCAGTGCGCCGTGCCGGCCAAGGACCGCGTGGACTGCGGCTACCCAGAGGTCACAGCCGAGCAGTGTAACAGCCGCGGCTGCTGCTTTGACTCCAGCATTCCGCAGGTGCCCTGGTGCTTCAAGCCGCTGCAGGAGACCG AATGCACCTTCTGA